A stretch of DNA from Bacillota bacterium:
GGCCAACTGCCGGGCGGGCGACGGGCGCGGGCTTTCACCCGAGCAGGTGCAGAAACTACGGGCTCACCGCTGGGTGCGAAACTTCTACGAGGGTTGAAGGGCACCTACCCGGAGCCGGGACCAACGGTTGCGCAGGCGCAAACTTCGGGCACGAGATTCAACCCGGGCGGCTTGTGACGCATGCTAGCGCTCCCGGTCGTCTGCGAGCACGGGGCGGCCTGAAAGGCTGCCCGGCTCGACGATCCGTACGACGTCGGGCCGCACCCGCAGCTGCTCCCGGGCCACCCGGGCCACGGCCTCCTCGACCTTTGACGCACCACCGGCACGCCGCTCGGCCGCCGCGCCCGCGGTCAGCTCAACTTCCACGGTCAGCGTATCCCGAAACTCCACACGGCCCACCCGGGCTGCAACACGGGCCACGCCCGGTACGTGGCGCGCCAGCCCCTCGACCTGGTGCGGGTAGACGAACATCCCCCGAACCTTCACGCCCGACCCCACTCGCCCGAGCACCCCGACGAGCCTCGGCGAACGCCGGCCGCAGGCGCAGGGCTGCGTGACGAGGCGAGAGAGGTCGCCGGTGGCAAGCCGGATCAGCGGGTAGGCAGGGCGCAGCGCCGTAACCACCACCTCGCCCACCTCCCCGTCGGCCACCGGCTGGCGGGTGGACGGGTCGAGGAGTTCGACCACGACCTGGCTCCCCAGGTGCATGCCATGGCGCTCGGGACATTCGTACCCCACAATCCCCAGTTCGGCCGTGCCGTACCCCTGGAAGCTCTCGATGCCCCACGCCTCCCGGAGGTGCTGGCGCAGCTCCTCGGGCAGCCGCTCGGCGGCAAACCACGCCCGGCGAAGGGGCAGCCCGGGCGGTCCGGCCCCGCCTGTTTGGCCGTCCGCTGCCACCTCATCCAGGAGGGCCTTCATGTAGCTGGGCACCCCTGCAAAGCCCGTCACCGGCAGGTGCCGCAGCAGCCGGACCTGATCGGCCTTGGCGCCCGTGCCGGCCGGGATCACCGTCGCTCCGATGGCGCGCAATCCCGCCTCGACGATGAACGCCGCCGGGCTGAGGTGGTAGGTAAACGTGTTGATGACCAGATCACCCGGCCCGAACCCCGCCGCCCGCAGCGCCTCTTCTGCCCCCCAGTCGTCGGCCCGGTTGGCCTCCACGTTGTAAATGGGGCCCGGCGAGACGAACACCCGGGCCGTGCCTTTCAGGTCCTGCCGCACCCACTCGCCGAACGGCGGCCTCTGCCGCTGCTGTTCGCGAAGTTCGTCCTTGGACGTCACCGGCATGCGCCGCAGCACGGCGGCAGGGCTCTCGGGCCCGGAGACCAACACACCGGCGCCGTCAAACAGGCGCCGCACCGCAGGAACCTCGGCGTACGCCCGCTCCAGGAACGCTTGGAGACCCGCTTCGCCCACCTCTTCCGGAATGTACACGGCTGTTCCCCCTCTTCGGGCGCCGGTGGTCGAGGTGGGGTGGGAATACGAACAAAACCGGACCATTCCCTCCCGAACGGGGGGGACTACCCGGATGAATGGCGCGAACTGGTCCCCACCTCGTTGAAGGTAGCCTCGCTCACCGGAGGGGGCTACGCCACCTCGCCGGGCACCACGCTTCGCGTCAGGCCGATGGCGCGGCGGGCGGCCGGTTCGGGGTAGAAGTCCAGGAAGAGCCGCAGGTAAAGCGCCTGCTCCCGGGAGTTGAGCGGCACGTCAGGGCAGCGTGCCTGCAGGCGGCGCCACTCGCCGTCGCTCAGCAGTTCCTCGGCCAGGCGAGAGAGCGCCGCGGCGGCGCCGCTTCCCTGCGAGAACTTCGCCTTGGGGCGCGCCGCGATGTTCTCCGGCAAAAAGCGCCTGGCGAGCGCCCGAACCACCCACTTGTCGACCATCCGGTCGCCTTCCGTGCGGCGCTTGAGGTGAGCCGGCAGCGAGAACGCCCAGTCGAGCAGTTCCATGTCGAGAAACGGCACCCTGGCCTCGACCCCGAACGCCAGCCCCATGCGGTCAGAGCGCTGCAAATTGGTGTTGTGCAGGAGCTCGACCAGGCGCGCCAGCTCGGCGCCCAGCGCGGGGCCCTCCAGGCCGGCGAGGCTTTCGTACCCGGCGAAGAGTTCGTCGCTGCCCTCGCCGCTGAGCGCCACCCTGACGTGCTCGGAGGCCATCTCGAACACCAGGTAGTTGGCCAGGGCGCTTCGCACCAGGGGCGCATCGAAACTCTCCAGGTGGTAGATGACGGTTGGCAGGAGGCGCCGGGCGTCCGCCTCGGTGAACGTCCGGACGTGGTGCACGGTACCCAGCGCCGCCGCCACCCGGGCGGAGGCGTCGAGGTCGGGGCTGTCCGGCGTGCCGACGGCAAACGAGTGAAGGGGCCCCTCGTAGTGCTGGCGGGCCAGGGCGGCCACGAGGCTCGAGTCCAGGCCGCCGCTGAGGAGCACGCCAAGCGGGACGTCGGCCATCAACCGCTTGACCACGGCTCGGCGAAGCAGCGCCTCCAATTGCTCCACCGCGGCCTCGTCCGAAAGCTGCTCGCCCGAAACCTGCGGGCCCGAGGCCTGCGCGCCCGACACCTCCGCCTGGGCGGCGCCCCGCTCCCACGGGAAAAGCCGCGTGCGGGCCCATGCCGGGCCGCGTACTGCCCTGCCTGCGTCCACGCGGAAGACCGCCACGCTCCCGGGCGTAACGGACTCGTACCCCGGGCACGCCGTCCGGATGGCCTTGATCTCGGAGGCGAAGTAGACGACCGGGCGGCCCCCGCCCGGCGCGCTGCCGGACGCACCCCGAGCCGCGCCCCCGCCGCCCCGGCCCCAACCCCAGTAGAGCGGCCGG
This window harbors:
- a CDS encoding asparagine synthase-related protein; amino-acid sequence: RPLYWGWGRGGGGAARGASGSAPGGGRPVVYFASEIKAIRTACPGYESVTPGSVAVFRVDAGRAVRGPAWARTRLFPWERGAAQAEVSGAQASGPQVSGEQLSDEAAVEQLEALLRRAVVKRLMADVPLGVLLSGGLDSSLVAALARQHYEGPLHSFAVGTPDSPDLDASARVAAALGTVHHVRTFTEADARRLLPTVIYHLESFDAPLVRSALANYLVFEMASEHVRVALSGEGSDELFAGYESLAGLEGPALGAELARLVELLHNTNLQRSDRMGLAFGVEARVPFLDMELLDWAFSLPAHLKRRTEGDRMVDKWVVRALARRFLPENIAARPKAKFSQGSGAAAALSRLAEELLSDGEWRRLQARCPDVPLNSREQALYLRLFLDFYPEPAARRAIGLTRSVVPGEVA
- a CDS encoding AMP-binding protein — protein: MYIPEEVGEAGLQAFLERAYAEVPAVRRLFDGAGVLVSGPESPAAVLRRMPVTSKDELREQQRQRPPFGEWVRQDLKGTARVFVSPGPIYNVEANRADDWGAEEALRAAGFGPGDLVINTFTYHLSPAAFIVEAGLRAIGATVIPAGTGAKADQVRLLRHLPVTGFAGVPSYMKALLDEVAADGQTGGAGPPGLPLRRAWFAAERLPEELRQHLREAWGIESFQGYGTAELGIVGYECPERHGMHLGSQVVVELLDPSTRQPVADGEVGEVVVTALRPAYPLIRLATGDLSRLVTQPCACGRRSPRLVGVLGRVGSGVKVRGMFVYPHQVEGLARHVPGVARVAARVGRVEFRDTLTVEVELTAGAAAERRAGGASKVEEAVARVAREQLRVRPDVVRIVEPGSLSGRPVLADDRER